One region of Wyeomyia smithii strain HCP4-BCI-WySm-NY-G18 chromosome 3, ASM2978416v1, whole genome shotgun sequence genomic DNA includes:
- the LOC129731407 gene encoding uncharacterized protein LOC129731407 isoform X1, translated as MIQDFVVADQLHLLELGIMKRLLTGWRDGNLGFAGKMSAYQIQHLSAMIESVKLPKEVHRKMRGIDCLAFWKGTECRTFLNYVGIVVLKGVLNETLYKHFLLLFTAVTICSSDFHANLRPTAQGLFEKFIQEFMIIYGEQYITSNIHNLEHIVGDVDRFGSLNTISAYPFESYLSQIKNFVRQGNNCLEQVVNRLLEKNEQLKQKKNFTPKVTRRGSFVQCEIKNGLLISNTFKDSCFLAKNLDIVQMTDATIDIFNNITIHGSPVSNFCNFFDFPIPSSKLYIFLTNLCISSRKAYTINEMFCKFVVVPYTRNNVVLLPLLHTFCAD; from the coding sequence ATGATCCAGGATTTCGTGGTTGCTGATCAATTACACCTGTTAGAGCTAGGAATAATGAAACGCTTATTAACTGGATGGAGAGATGGTAACCTAGGTTTTGCAGGAAAAATGAGTGCATATCAAATACAACATTTATCAGCTATGATTGAAAGCGTGAAACTGCCAAAAGAAGTTCACCGAAAAATGCGAGGAATAGATTGTCTGGCATTTTGGAAAGGAACAGAGTGTCGTACGTTTTTAAATTATGTGGGAATTGTTGTTTTAAAAGGTGTGTTAAACGAAACTttatataaacattttttgttgctttttacAGCAGTAACGATTTGTTCATCAGATTTTCATGCAAATTTACGACCAACAGCACAGGgccttttcgaaaaatttattcaagaatTCATGATAATTTATGGAGAACAATACATAACTAGTAATATTCACAACCTAGAACACATTGTTGGCGACGTGGATCGATTTGGATCATTAAACACAATATCGGCTTATCCATTCGAAAGTTATTTATCTCAGATTAAAAATTTTGTACGGCAGGGTAACAACTGTTTAGAACAAGTTGTTAACAGGttgcttgaaaaaaatgaacaactgaaacaaaaaaaaaattttacacccAAAGTGACAAGACGAGGAAGCTTTGTTCAATGTGAAATCAAAAACGGACTATTAATTAGCAACACATTCAAAGACTCATGTTTTTTGGCAAAAAACTTAGACATAGTACAGATGACCGATGCTacaattgatatttttaataacatTACTATTCATGGCTCCCCCGTATCAAATTTCTGtaacttttttgattttccaATTCCTTCATCAaaactatatatttttttgacaaatttaTGTATTAGTTCCAGGAAGGCATACACTATAAATGAAATGTTTTGTAAGTTTGTAGTTGTCCCGTATACGCGAAACAATGTTGTATTGTTACCGTTACTTCATACATTTTGTGCTGACTAA
- the LOC129732934 gene encoding uncharacterized protein LOC129732934: MYPEVFDSLLAMVGHRLEKFSLRTALNPQFRLFLTLVYLAHGPDCPFLSLSFKIGESTSRSIVYEVCEVLWDELKDKLLPELTIGDWSRNAEDFFELWDLPNCCGAVDGKHVNIECPPRAGSLFFNYKGNHSINLMGICDAKYKFIVVDVGAYGGNSDGGVFANSEFGKRLLNGSLNLPPAAQLPNSTVKTPHYVVGDAAFPLKPYLVRPFPGKLLPPIRENFNMRLSRARRTIENAFGILVARWRILKTTLL; this comes from the exons ATGTACCCGGAGGTTTTTGACTCATTGCTAGCAATGGTTGGACACAGGCTGGAGAAGTTTTCTTTGAGAACTGCTCTTAATCCTCAGTTCCGACTATTTCTAACATTGGT gTACCTCGCTCATGGACCAGATTGTCCGTTTCTTTCTCTAAGTTTTAAAATAGGAGAAAGCACTTCTAGGTCAATAGTTTATGAAGTTTGTGAGGTTTTATGGGATGAGTTGAAGGATAAATTGCTGCCAGAATTGACCATAGGCGACTGGTCTAGGAATGCTGAGGATTTTTTCGAGCTTTGGGATTTACCTAATTGCTGTGGTgctgtcgacggaaagcatgtgAACATAGAGTGTCCCCCACGTGCTGGTTCTctattttttaattacaaagGGAACCACAGTATTAACTTGATGGGCATATGCGATGCCAAATACAAATTTATTGTCGTAGATGTGGGTGCCTATGGGGGCAATAGTGACGGAGGAGTTTTTGCCAACTCCGAATTTGGTAAACGTTTGCTCAATGGCTCTCTCAATCTACCACCTGCAGCGCAATTGCCAAATTCCACCGTGAAGACTCCTCACTACGTAGTAGGAGATGCTGCTTTTCCCCTAAAACCTTATTTAGTGCGACCTTTTCCTGGTAAACTTCTTCCGCCGATTCGAGAGAATTTCAATATGCGACTCTCACGTGCCCGGCGTACTATTGAAAACGCTTTCGGCATTCTGGTTGCACGATGGAGAATTTTAAAAACGACTTTG ctttaa